Part of the Citrus sinensis cultivar Valencia sweet orange chromosome 2, DVS_A1.0, whole genome shotgun sequence genome, ATATAAGATGAACCATACAGATCATTTGAAAAGGTTCTTaaccaacaaaaaatcaatcaGGTCAGAAGTTCGTAATGCCACAAAGATACTCAGTTCATCAGAGTgatgtttgtgtttgtgtgaagattgaattttttttctttttgataaagtgtttgtattaataaataatggacAATGTTTGTGcaaagaattaaaacaaatttaagataagGTAAAATTTACGAACCACATTGAAAGAAACTGATTCCAAACAACAAAGGAATTGCAATGTCAATAATAAGTTCTAAACCAAACACAACTAAGTCTTGACCATACCACTTCTGGGAGCAGaatagaagagaaaaaaaaggaattatataatttgttcatgtatttcatattttaactcaaatttTCACTAGTGTAGAACTTGATTCcatgataaatttttgaaaaccTTAAACATTGGAAGACATCTAATAATTGCAGATATTATGAGTTGCACTTAAAATATTCAAGTTTGCACATTAATGTTTTCACTTCTAACAAGTATATTACCAGGAGTTTTAATTACTACTAGCATGTGCATGCACACAGATAGAATATATAAACATAGTCAGTATTAGAGAGAAACTCACTTCTGTAATAGCAAGTGCCTGCAAGAAGCCAAGGCCACCCATGctccaacaaaataaaactcatCAACACAAAAAAGGCTTTGAAGTTGGAGTTTAAATTCGGAAGCGAAAGGATGCAGAACATTCACCAGAATCTTTCTTAAAAACCTGAAAACCAAGAGAATGCTAGGCCATGACAGATCTCCAagcaaaatatatacatatatataaaaacagaaaaataacaGAAGAGGATGCAATGTCAAATCAAAATACACACATAAACCTTACCAGCTATGTTTTCAACTGATCTCACACGAAATAACGACCGGTCCAGATAGACTGTCCTTGATATTGCTCAGGCAGTGGAGTAAACTGGTTTCCATTTATGAGTTGCTGTTGCCTCAGCTGTTGTTCGTGCTGTAATTTTAAATGCTCAACACTCTGGTACTCCTGCCACCCCTTCTGTTTTTCAGCATGGGACTGCACTGCTGGAAACTGCTTTCCAGGAAATGGAAAGCCTGTCCCAGCCAAGCCATTGCTGTTACTGACATACGGAGGGTTTGCATGTGATAAATAATTGATGGAACTACCAAGTCCAGGCCCTTTTGTTGAAGGCGGCAACTGATATCCATCCAACCAACTGTAATCATCCATTAATGGATTCTCGTTAGTCAACTCAGAACCAGAAATGGGTGCAGTTACTTGCTTAGAAGGAACTGGGCTGAAGCCAGGTGGAGGTCCCAGATGCCTGACAGGTCGGCTAACTGGACTTTTTCTGGGGCCTGCGGGGAAAGCTGACGAGGCCTTCACAGCAGAACTGTCAGCAGCAACTCCCAATGATGCAATGGCATCAACCTTGGATGGTATAACAGCTTCTGGCccatttgaaaaactataGTGCGTACCACTTGCATTGACATTAACAGATTGTTGGATGGGAATTGTCCTTGCTGCAGGGAGTGAAGGGCCTATGTTTTCCAACATCTCATGTTTCAGCACACGCCCATTCTCTGGGAGCCTCAAACCTTTCAAGCTATTAGCAAGAGACACTTCTTCTTCCATAAGCTGCTTTGGAGCATGCGGCTGAACTGACTGCAGATGTTGAGGCAGAATATTGCCAACTGATACAGTTAGCGGTAAACTAGAATCATAAGTAGACTGCTGGCGAAGGTTGTCTTGAGATGTTGAAACAGAACCAGCATAAAATTGTAGATCACCTACAGCAGCATTATGGCCGGGGGTAAAGCCATCATAGGACATCCACGTCGAACCAACCACATCAGCTCTCTTCTCAGTAACTGCTGGCTTAAAAACAATGACCTCATCCTCCTCCTCCCCATCCATGTACAGTTGTGGCGCCTGCACAACCCCCAAATTCATCGCTTTCTCAGCTTGATTTTCTAGAATTAAATCATTTGTTTTGGACACGTCTGAGGAGGTAAAGGTGATGTCATCCAATGGCTCAGTACCAATAACAAATTTCTTCACCTTTGAATCAAAACACACTGGTTTTTGGTCAACCATAATTACATTTGCCAAAGCCTTCCCAGCTGCGAAAATCCTTTTGACACGATCTTTCCTTTCCTTATTACCATCACCTCCAAAAGAGATCTTCCTAGAGAAATCTAAGATAGTCTGTGCAGGAAGGAGTGGCAAAAACCCTCTTAACTCAATATCCTCCCACAATGCTAGTCGATTTTCAGTTTCTGCTTCATCATATCTGCTCATATTGAAAAAGCAAGTCAAGTCTTCATCATCAGCAACGGACATTGGGCCAAGGGACAAGATCTTATTAAGGAAGGATATGCACTGGTTCCAAAAGTTTGACCTAACAGTTGCCTGCCTCTCGTCTGCATCACTGCCAGAAGCAATATCAGGATAGCAGGCCAACCATTCTACAAAAACCAAAACACCAGGTAACAGGTAACTTGAAGAAGGATCACTCAGCTGCATACATCTCTCTATTATATGCCCCATCAACTCAAATACAGCAGTGAATGCATTCTGAAGAAGTACAGCACGCTGTACAATTTCTGCGTAAGtctgattttcattttccttcttcAAATTATGAACTGTGAATATAAGAATGGAAACAAGCCTAACTATAAAAAGAGCATTCTCGTTGGCATCTGATCCAAAGTTCAGTTCCTCTTCTGGCCCAGAAGAAAGAAGCTCACACAATCCACTGCTAACCAAAGCAAGAACTTCTGCAAATGTCTCCAGACTGGAAAATAGAAATCACAGGAAGCACGTGGTATCAGAAATGGTTGGtttaaatattatgataatGTTTATGATATATAGATGTTCTAATAatattcataataataataagaacaaCAAGCACACCAACAACTATAATAAACGCTAGATGTTCAAGTTTTAGTACCTAGTGCGTGTAAAAAGAATTCCATTTAAACGGACAAAGCGAGTGCAAAAAGCTTTAAGCTTCTCCTGGACACCAGACACACTTTCCTTCACAGTGCTGGTCTCCATGTCAGCATCTTTTGATGCAAGTTTTGCTTCGACTTTCCCTCTTCCTTTACCAGTCAACCGCCCAGCCTCCTTGGCAGTAGAAGATTTAACATCTCCAGACATCTGAGAGTAACTCTGACGGTTCtgccccaaaaaaaagggaaaaaaagctaataaataatacaatacaaagAATATGAATCTTGACATTTGCAATACTATAACTAGACTGGCCATTCACATGAAGATCCACAATGTTCAAATTCTAGGATCTTTAAGAAGCATCCAtcaaccaaaatttcaaacaatccAACCTGACAAATGCAGCCTGCTACTTAACAATATGTTCTGCTTACTTATTCAATGTGACGACATCAAAAGACACCAGATCACATAAAACCTTCCATTATGTAAGAATcattaactaattttatttttttattattattatttttggctGATTGCTTAATCCTCATAATTTTCTACATCATTATTATAGTTTCTCATAATAGATATCTactccaaaaattaaaaaaaaaagatggttGCAAAACCCGAAAGTCTAAGCCTTTGCCTAAATTTGTTCGatccaaacaattttttttttcctcctcgCACATTTACAAAGGCCTAAGaccttcccccccccccccctcttctCACTCAGCTTCCAACCAATCTGTCAAAACTAATGTGTTCGAGGAAATTTGAAAAGCCATTAGTTAAATGGTTCACACAATTCTTTTGCTGAAATCTTTGGCTTTAATGGaatcaaaaatcaaatgataattaatatagCAGTCCATCTGACAgccaattgataattaattagcaAATATGCTCAAACAATCAAATGATTACCAATTAATTGCAATCAGCATCCATAATCCAATGTTCATACACGACCAATAACACAAAAAAAGGAAGATAAAATGGGAAATTTTGtcttaaaacatttaaaataccCAAGCTTTTGACTCCAACTGGGGGCGTGAACAATCAAGACAATatatcaaaacattttaacTAAGCAGTACaggcattattttttatttcccaTGGTAAAAAGACACAAGCCCAAGCTTTCATCTGCACATGGCATATAATCTACAAAACTGATGTAGAAGACATAAAATGCCTAATCCTCGAAACCCAGATACAACTACTTATCCAATGAAACAAATACACATGAACAAGTAAATATTCTCTGCTACTTCTTCTAGCAATGGTACAATAAAAGGCACATCAGAAATGCCCAacatattaaaaacaataggGGCAAAAGCACACACATCACCTCTTCTGCATATTATTCTATTTGTCAGATAGAAAAGTACCTTTTCAAATGCAACAATCAAGTTATCCCTTGCAGTTGAAAAGGGGCTATCCACTGCCAAACTTCGAAAGTACCGATAAACAGCTACCAACTCATCACTAGAATAAGAAGCCAATATAGCAAgctgaaaagagaaaatttgataaactAAGGGGATCAGAATTGACAATGTGCCATATCGACATCATGACCCAGAAAGTATGGGAATAAACTTGCATTATCATTTAATAACAGGAAACTTGAAAAGCCAAACCTGGTGGTGGGGATTCCCACTTGATGGCCAAAGAGAAGCAGCTTGCAGATAGTAACTTGAAGCTGCTGCATACTCTCGAGATTTAGAGTCGCCCTCCCCATATAAACCTTTGTACCTTGCTAGGTCCCCCAAATATATCAAACATCGGTGACAAGAAACCAAACCTTTCTTCACCTCAGAAGATTTCTTCCCATCTTTGTCCATGATGATACGATTCTCAGAATCCTCAGAGAAATTCCCCAAAGGAAGCCCATATTTTGCTCTGATCTTCAAGATCAATTCATGATAAAATCCAGTTGCTTCAGAAAGGAATGTTTTAAACTGCTGTCTAATTTTTGTAACTCGATCAGAACGCGAAGGTACTTTTGTAGCCTGCGATGTGTTCGAGCCTGCAGAAGAAACAGCAGCACTATAGTGTGCCCTCAATTCTTCGATTCGCCTGTAATGTAACTGCCATAAGGCATATTCAACATTGTGCTGCTCAGAGAAGGCATGATCTTCAAGGATTATCGCCTCATAATTTTCACGCATCTGTTGCCAAGCATTGGGATCTGATGGAATTCGCGCCTGGACTGACCTCCTGCGCTTATTTTCCAACTCAATATTCTGCATAATATCCAGCACCAAAAAATTAAGGATCAACCCTTAACACAAAGCACTAATTCATGATCATGTTATAACTATGGCGGAAATAAGAgggaaagaaggaaaaaaaaaaaaaaacagagagagATACCTTTTCATAGAGGCGTTGTGCACGCTCCCTTGCTGAAGGAGCAGGAGCAGACATATTATCCATCTGCACAATCATCATCCATCAAAAATATTCgaccaatttcaaatttgcaCAAAATCTGCAGAAAATAAACACATGTTACCACAAGCCCAAAAAACTTTACTCAGAAGCAAAGACTATCACCCGccaaataac contains:
- the LOC102607318 gene encoding nonsense-mediated mRNA decay factor SMG7 isoform X2, which encodes MDNMSAPAPSARERAQRLYEKNIELENKRRRSVQARIPSDPNAWQQMRENYEAIILEDHAFSEQHNVEYALWQLHYRRIEELRAHYSAAVSSAGSNTSQATKVPSRSDRVTKIRQQFKTFLSEATGFYHELILKIRAKYGLPLGNFSEDSENRIIMDKDGKKSSEVKKGLVSCHRCLIYLGDLARYKGLYGEGDSKSREYAAASSYYLQAASLWPSSGNPHHQLAILASYSSDELVAVYRYFRSLAVDSPFSTARDNLIVAFEKNRQSYSQMSGDVKSSTAKEAGRLTGKGRGKVEAKLASKDADMETSTVKESVSGVQEKLKAFCTRFVRLNGILFTRTSLETFAEVLALVSSGLCELLSSGPEEELNFGSDANENALFIVRLVSILIFTVHNLKKENENQTYAEIVQRAVLLQNAFTAVFELMGHIIERCMQLSDPSSSYLLPGVLVFVEWLACYPDIASGSDADERQATVRSNFWNQCISFLNKILSLGPMSVADDEDLTCFFNMSRYDEAETENRLALWEDIELRGFLPLLPAQTILDFSRKISFGGDGNKERKDRVKRIFAAGKALANVIMVDQKPVCFDSKVKKFVIGTEPLDDITFTSSDVSKTNDLILENQAEKAMNLGVVQAPQLYMDGEEEDEVIVFKPAVTEKRADVVGSTWMSYDGFTPGHNAAVGDLQFYAGSVSTSQDNLRQQSTYDSSLPLTVSVGNILPQHLQSVQPHAPKQLMEEEVSLANSLKGLRLPENGRVLKHEMLENIGPSLPAARTIPIQQSVNVNASGTHYSFSNGPEAVIPSKVDAIASLGVAADSSAVKASSAFPAGPRKSPVSRPVRHLGPPPGFSPVPSKQVTAPISGSELTNENPLMDDYSWLDGYQLPPSTKGPGLGSSINYLSHANPPYVSNSNGLAGTGFPFPGKQFPAVQSHAEKQKGWQEYQSVEHLKLQHEQQLRQQQLINGNQFTPLPEQYQGQSIWTGRYFV
- the LOC102607318 gene encoding nonsense-mediated mRNA decay factor SMG7 isoform X1 is translated as MMIVQMDNMSAPAPSARERAQRLYEKNIELENKRRRSVQARIPSDPNAWQQMRENYEAIILEDHAFSEQHNVEYALWQLHYRRIEELRAHYSAAVSSAGSNTSQATKVPSRSDRVTKIRQQFKTFLSEATGFYHELILKIRAKYGLPLGNFSEDSENRIIMDKDGKKSSEVKKGLVSCHRCLIYLGDLARYKGLYGEGDSKSREYAAASSYYLQAASLWPSSGNPHHQLAILASYSSDELVAVYRYFRSLAVDSPFSTARDNLIVAFEKNRQSYSQMSGDVKSSTAKEAGRLTGKGRGKVEAKLASKDADMETSTVKESVSGVQEKLKAFCTRFVRLNGILFTRTSLETFAEVLALVSSGLCELLSSGPEEELNFGSDANENALFIVRLVSILIFTVHNLKKENENQTYAEIVQRAVLLQNAFTAVFELMGHIIERCMQLSDPSSSYLLPGVLVFVEWLACYPDIASGSDADERQATVRSNFWNQCISFLNKILSLGPMSVADDEDLTCFFNMSRYDEAETENRLALWEDIELRGFLPLLPAQTILDFSRKISFGGDGNKERKDRVKRIFAAGKALANVIMVDQKPVCFDSKVKKFVIGTEPLDDITFTSSDVSKTNDLILENQAEKAMNLGVVQAPQLYMDGEEEDEVIVFKPAVTEKRADVVGSTWMSYDGFTPGHNAAVGDLQFYAGSVSTSQDNLRQQSTYDSSLPLTVSVGNILPQHLQSVQPHAPKQLMEEEVSLANSLKGLRLPENGRVLKHEMLENIGPSLPAARTIPIQQSVNVNASGTHYSFSNGPEAVIPSKVDAIASLGVAADSSAVKASSAFPAGPRKSPVSRPVRHLGPPPGFSPVPSKQVTAPISGSELTNENPLMDDYSWLDGYQLPPSTKGPGLGSSINYLSHANPPYVSNSNGLAGTGFPFPGKQFPAVQSHAEKQKGWQEYQSVEHLKLQHEQQLRQQQLINGNQFTPLPEQYQGQSIWTGRYFV